Proteins from a genomic interval of Microbacterium phyllosphaerae:
- a CDS encoding DMT family transporter — translation MTWVLLALAIASEVTATLSLRASEGLRRRRWIPVIVIGYLAAFTLLGTILAMGMPVGVAYGVWAAAGVAITAILGRVIFKDHFSVLMAIGVALIALGVVLIEFGGTH, via the coding sequence ATGACCTGGGTGCTGCTCGCGCTCGCGATCGCGAGCGAAGTCACCGCGACGCTCAGCCTTCGTGCCTCGGAGGGCCTTCGCCGCCGCCGGTGGATCCCGGTGATCGTAATCGGGTACCTCGCCGCGTTCACCCTGCTCGGCACGATCCTCGCGATGGGGATGCCGGTGGGCGTGGCCTACGGCGTGTGGGCCGCCGCCGGTGTCGCGATCACGGCGATCCTGGGCCGAGTGATCTTCAAGGATCACTTCTCAGTCCTGATGGCGATCGGCGTCGCTCTGATCGCTCTCGGCGTCGTGCTGATCGAGTTCGGCGGCACGCA
- a CDS encoding DMT family transporter, with the protein MSDRSRPPAWPPLLLAIALEVSATLSLRAAEGVSHPLWLIPVVIGYTGSLWLLSIVLDRGMPVGVAYGIWSAIGVVLTAIMGTVLFGELLGPVQIIGIGAIVVGVLLVELGSHARESAPEAAS; encoded by the coding sequence ATGTCAGACCGCTCCCGCCCGCCGGCATGGCCTCCGTTGCTGCTCGCGATCGCCCTCGAGGTGTCGGCGACACTGTCGCTCCGCGCCGCCGAGGGCGTCTCGCATCCGTTGTGGCTGATCCCCGTGGTGATCGGCTACACGGGGTCTCTGTGGCTGTTGTCGATCGTGCTCGACCGCGGCATGCCGGTGGGCGTCGCCTACGGCATCTGGTCGGCGATCGGCGTGGTGCTCACCGCGATCATGGGCACGGTGCTCTTCGGCGAGCTGCTGGGACCGGTGCAGATCATCGGGATAGGCGCGATCGTCGTCGGGGTGCTGCTCGTCGAGCTCGGATCCCACGCGCGCGAGTCCGCGCCGGAGGCTGCGTCATGA
- a CDS encoding glyceraldehyde-3-phosphate dehydrogenase: MNVTAAPHDDWTASEELAERMIPLIGALRRDHDVVTSLHGHRLLGLSATGIVEVHDRVAQLGHGQLPLDETLAVLEAIAELAPGASSLDLARLVEGHADSDLPLDVYLADVLAPAIGAVAAEPTDVVLYGFGRIGRLLARILIAHTGGGSGLRLRAIVVRRGSDNDLVKRASLLLRDSVHGRFAGSVTVDEQADQIIANGTRIQVIYSDDPSAIDYTAYGIDDAIVVDNTGRWRDEAGLSRHLESTGVARVLLTAPGKGALKNIVHGINDGTIDPDDRIITAASCTTNAITPVLKAIDEAYGIVRGHVETVHSFTNDQNLIDNFHSGDRRGRSAVLNMVITETGAAKAVARALPELEGKLTGSAIRVPTPDVSLAVLHLSLERPAVKDELNDYLRRVSLHSKLRQQIDYVESPEVVSTDFVGSHRAGIVDGLATIANDRDVVLYVWYDNEYGYSCQVIRVLEVMAGSHPVVLPVRREVTLHS; this comes from the coding sequence ATGAACGTAACCGCCGCACCCCATGACGACTGGACGGCGAGCGAAGAGCTGGCCGAGCGGATGATCCCGCTCATCGGAGCGCTCAGGCGCGACCACGACGTGGTCACCTCACTGCACGGACACCGACTGCTCGGGCTCTCGGCCACGGGGATCGTCGAGGTGCACGATCGTGTCGCGCAGCTCGGGCACGGGCAGCTTCCCCTCGACGAGACGCTCGCTGTGCTCGAGGCGATCGCCGAGCTCGCGCCCGGGGCGTCGTCCCTCGATCTTGCGCGCCTGGTCGAGGGCCACGCCGACAGCGACCTGCCTCTCGACGTCTACCTCGCTGACGTGCTCGCCCCGGCGATCGGGGCTGTCGCGGCTGAGCCCACCGACGTCGTGCTCTACGGCTTCGGGCGCATCGGCCGGCTGCTCGCCCGCATCCTGATCGCGCACACCGGCGGCGGCAGCGGCCTGCGTCTGCGGGCGATCGTGGTGCGTCGTGGGTCGGACAACGATCTCGTCAAGCGCGCATCCCTCCTGCTGCGCGACTCGGTGCACGGTCGGTTCGCCGGTTCCGTCACCGTCGACGAGCAGGCCGATCAGATCATCGCGAACGGCACCCGCATCCAGGTCATCTACTCCGACGACCCCTCGGCGATCGACTACACCGCGTACGGCATCGACGACGCGATCGTCGTCGACAACACCGGGCGCTGGCGTGACGAGGCGGGCCTCAGCCGCCACCTCGAGTCGACCGGCGTCGCTCGCGTGCTGCTGACTGCGCCGGGCAAGGGCGCGCTGAAGAACATCGTGCACGGCATCAACGACGGCACCATCGACCCCGACGACCGCATCATCACCGCGGCGTCGTGCACCACGAACGCCATCACGCCGGTGCTCAAGGCGATCGACGAGGCGTACGGCATCGTCCGAGGTCACGTCGAGACGGTGCACTCGTTCACGAACGACCAGAACCTGATCGACAACTTCCACAGCGGTGACAGACGAGGTCGCTCGGCCGTGCTGAACATGGTGATCACCGAGACCGGAGCGGCCAAGGCCGTCGCCCGCGCGCTTCCCGAGCTCGAGGGCAAGCTCACCGGATCCGCGATCCGCGTGCCCACCCCCGACGTCTCTCTCGCCGTGCTGCACCTGAGCCTCGAGCGGCCCGCCGTGAAGGACGAGCTGAACGACTACCTGCGCCGGGTCTCGCTGCACTCGAAGCTGCGTCAGCAGATCGACTACGTGGAGAGTCCCGAGGTCGTCTCCACCGACTTCGTCGGCTCGCACCGTGCGGGGATCGTCGACGGACTCGCGACCATCGCGAACGACCGAGACGTCGTGCTGTACGTCTGGTACGACAACGAGTACGGGTACTCGTGCCAGGTGATCCGCGTGCTCGAGGTCATGGCGGGCTCGCACCCCGTCGTGCTGCCCGTGCGCCGAGAGGTGACGCTGCACAGCTGA